The following are encoded in a window of Roseimaritima ulvae genomic DNA:
- a CDS encoding PDDEXK nuclease domain-containing protein yields MVELLEEARRTSARAVNSIMTATYWEIGRRIVELEQGGEKRAEYGKVLVERLASDLTSRFGRGFSKRNLAYMRTFFLLWPIVQTVSAKSATKNLQTPSENSPTSPAELPIVTGEQLTSLASIAERFPLPWSHYVKLLSLDDEKARKFYEAEALHGGWSVRQLDRQIGSKFYERTLLSKNKANMLQKGTEPQPGDLVTPEEQIKDPFVLEFLDLKDEYSENDLEDALIHKLEDFLLELGSDFTFVGRQKRLRIGDEWYRIDLLFFHRRLRCLVVIDLKIGKFTHADAGQMHMYLNYAAEHWTHDGENPPVGLILCAEKDAAVAHYSLEGLPNKVMASEYKLALPEEKLLEEQLERTKRAIETQASSNEK; encoded by the coding sequence ATGGTTGAACTGCTGGAAGAAGCTCGTCGGACTTCAGCTCGGGCGGTGAATTCCATCATGACCGCTACTTACTGGGAAATCGGTCGTCGGATCGTGGAGTTGGAGCAAGGTGGAGAGAAACGAGCCGAATACGGAAAGGTGCTCGTAGAACGGCTTGCCAGCGACCTTACTAGTCGGTTCGGACGTGGCTTTTCCAAACGGAATTTGGCGTATATGCGGACGTTTTTCCTGCTTTGGCCAATTGTGCAGACAGTGTCTGCAAAATCTGCGACGAAGAATCTTCAGACGCCGTCTGAAAATTCGCCCACATCGCCCGCGGAATTGCCAATCGTTACAGGAGAACAGCTTACGAGCCTCGCCTCAATCGCCGAGAGATTTCCGTTGCCTTGGTCGCATTACGTCAAATTACTGAGTCTTGACGACGAGAAGGCTCGCAAATTCTACGAGGCAGAAGCCCTCCACGGTGGGTGGTCGGTTCGTCAATTGGATCGGCAGATCGGCAGCAAATTTTACGAGCGGACCCTGCTGTCGAAAAACAAAGCCAACATGCTTCAAAAAGGAACGGAGCCGCAGCCGGGCGATCTGGTCACGCCCGAAGAGCAAATCAAAGACCCCTTCGTGCTGGAGTTTCTCGACCTGAAAGATGAGTACTCCGAAAACGATCTGGAAGATGCCCTGATCCACAAGCTGGAAGACTTTCTGCTGGAACTTGGCAGCGATTTCACCTTCGTGGGTCGGCAGAAGCGACTGCGAATTGGGGATGAGTGGTATCGCATCGACCTGTTGTTCTTCCATCGACGCCTCCGCTGCTTGGTCGTAATCGATCTGAAGATTGGCAAGTTCACTCACGCCGACGCCGGCCAGATGCACATGTACCTAAACTACGCCGCTGAACATTGGACACACGACGGCGAGAACCCACCGGTTGGCTTGATCCTGTGTGCCGAAAAGGACGCTGCTGTGGCTCACTATTCACTGGAAGGCCTGCCCAACAAGGTCATGGCTAGCGAATACAAGCTGGCGTTGCCTGAGGAAAAACTGTTGGAGGAACAGCTTGAACGAACCAAGCGAGCCATCGAGACTCAAGCATCGTCCAATGAAAAATGA